One Malaclemys terrapin pileata isolate rMalTer1 chromosome 21, rMalTer1.hap1, whole genome shotgun sequence DNA window includes the following coding sequences:
- the LOC128827325 gene encoding dual specificity protein phosphatase 23-like produces the protein MEFTETSNLNGVQGRPPQTLVATPNNNLSQKKLPPTDNIVTKTHYAPAWPTSAPVASAVPPNFSWVVPGKLAGLAMPQQPTHYQYMHEHGIRHLVSLTKCSPPYHDTCPGIKLHRLRIQDFCAPSLEQIKHFLQIVEEASTKGEAVVVHCMMGFGRTGTMLACYLVKAQRLTGVDAIHEIHRIRPGPIETHDQEKAVIQFHHHIK, from the exons ATGGAATTCACAGAAACCAGCAACCTGAATGGGGTGCAAGGAAGACCCCCACAAACACTGGTGGCCACGCCAAACAATAATCTCAGTCAGAAGAAGCTCCCTCCAACTGACAACATTGTCACAAAGACACAT TATGCACCAGCCTGGCCGACTTCAGCACCGGTGGCATCAGCCGTCCCTCCAAACTTCTCCTGGGTGGTGCCCGGCAAGCTGGCAGGGCTGGCCATGCCACAGCAGCCCACACACTACCAGTACATGCATGAGCATGGCATTCGGCACCTGGTGTCGCTGACCAAGTGCAGCCCACCCTACCACGACACCTGCCCTGGCATCAAGCTCCATCGCCTCCGCATCCAGGACTTCTGTGCCCCGTCGCTGGAGCAGATCAAGCACTTCCTGCAGATCGTGGAGGAAGCCAGCACCAAGGGCGAGGCCGTGGTGGTGCACTGCATGATGGGATTTGGCAGGACAGGAACCATGCTGGCCTGTTACTTGGTGAAGGCCCAGAGACTCACTGGGGTCGACGCCATCCATGAGATCCATAGAATCCGGCCCGGACCCATCGAGACGCATGACCAGGAGAAAGCCgtgatccagttccaccaccacATCAAATAG